A stretch of the Porifericola rhodea genome encodes the following:
- a CDS encoding RagB/SusD family nutrient uptake outer membrane protein, whose product MKYSIIKISRLFLCGLVLIASACSDFLDEEDPSNLTPDNFYTIPDHAEAAIASVYDDIRFYGDGAGIFSSNWQLLEAPTGTSTTETAQNSDLNNLYSLTWDGNTGHIKNWWRGLYKVIAQANLVLDKVPGITPMDEDQKTRILGEAKFLRAWAYFYAVRLWGDVPLVLTPQSASSENFFPARSPLETVYEQIVNDLKDAEAAGLPWTDESGRVSQSAAKAMLSKVYLTMAGYPLNKGSEYYQLAASKSKEIIDNPGPIALFDTYMEVHDERLGNQQEHIFMLQYNDLVQGNPMGNMFPNFKPVTYRGPSGTGSTVPTFSFYESYEEGDLRTVDQQGYFYTTYYENGSGEPFDLGAPYIFKHFNVVANGIAGVPGTAKDNLNVPMIRFAEVLLIYAEASNEVNGPTQAAVDALERVRDRAGLETPSVGEFTQDSFRELILKERWHELAYEGITWFDMVRLRMVYNEQNDDFDDFVGHVNQNSNQALQEKHLLFPIPIQEMLNNPNLEIQNPGYQQQ is encoded by the coding sequence ATGAAATATAGTATCATCAAAATCAGCAGACTTTTCCTTTGCGGATTAGTATTAATTGCTTCGGCTTGTTCGGACTTTCTGGACGAAGAAGACCCTTCTAACCTGACGCCGGATAACTTTTATACCATACCTGACCATGCGGAAGCCGCTATCGCTTCTGTCTATGACGATATTCGCTTCTATGGTGATGGAGCAGGTATCTTTTCATCTAACTGGCAACTGCTGGAAGCACCAACCGGTACTTCTACTACAGAAACTGCTCAGAATTCTGACCTGAACAACCTTTATTCCCTCACCTGGGATGGTAATACCGGCCACATCAAAAACTGGTGGCGGGGGTTGTACAAGGTTATTGCTCAAGCTAATCTGGTGCTGGATAAAGTGCCTGGTATTACACCTATGGACGAAGATCAGAAAACCAGAATTCTGGGTGAAGCTAAGTTTTTGAGAGCCTGGGCGTATTTTTATGCCGTGCGCCTTTGGGGTGATGTGCCATTGGTACTTACTCCGCAATCAGCCTCTTCAGAAAACTTCTTCCCTGCGCGTAGCCCTTTGGAAACGGTATATGAGCAAATTGTCAACGACCTTAAAGATGCGGAAGCTGCGGGCTTACCCTGGACAGACGAGAGCGGTAGAGTATCTCAGTCAGCAGCTAAGGCTATGCTTTCTAAAGTATACCTGACAATGGCGGGGTATCCACTAAACAAAGGAAGTGAGTATTATCAGTTGGCAGCCTCTAAGTCTAAGGAGATTATAGATAATCCTGGTCCGATAGCGCTTTTTGATACTTATATGGAAGTGCATGACGAAAGGCTGGGCAACCAGCAGGAGCATATCTTTATGCTGCAGTATAATGATCTGGTGCAGGGCAATCCTATGGGTAATATGTTTCCTAACTTTAAACCTGTGACTTATCGCGGACCTTCAGGTACGGGTAGCACTGTGCCCACCTTCTCTTTTTATGAGTCTTACGAAGAAGGCGACTTAAGAACAGTAGACCAGCAGGGATATTTTTATACGACTTATTACGAAAATGGGAGCGGTGAGCCATTTGATTTGGGCGCGCCTTATATTTTCAAACATTTTAATGTAGTAGCTAATGGTATTGCTGGTGTGCCCGGTACTGCTAAAGATAACCTTAATGTACCTATGATACGCTTTGCCGAAGTGCTGCTGATCTATGCCGAAGCTTCTAACGAAGTAAATGGCCCTACACAGGCTGCGGTAGATGCGTTAGAGAGAGTAAGAGATCGTGCTGGTCTGGAGACACCCTCGGTAGGAGAGTTCACACAGGATTCTTTTAGAGAGCTTATTTTGAAAGAACGCTGGCATGAGTTGGCTTACGAAGGTATCACCTGGTTTGATATGGTAAGATTGCGTATGGTGTACAATGAGCAGAATGATGATTTTGATGATTTTGTAGGTCATGTAAACCAAAACTCTAATCAGGCGCTACAGGAGAAACATTTACTTTTTCCTATTCCGATACAGGAGATGCTAAATAACCCTAATCTGGAAATACAAAACCCTGGCTATCAGCAGCAGTAG
- a CDS encoding Pr6Pr family membrane protein, with protein sequence MLKTEKYFNLIGAAVGTFALLSQYILMLENSNHTTLETSIRFFSYFTILTNSLVTIFFLVRALGTPAVFNKLFSQPGVMTAISVYITIVGVVYQLLLRQIWAPEGLQLLVDELLHSVIPLYFVFYWYRFEAHSRLRWQHIPSWLFYPLLYLVYVLLRGSVSGFYPYPFLDVNSLGVRQVLLNSLGLLFVFLFFSVLYVGIGRWKIQRTVYNA encoded by the coding sequence ATGCTAAAAACAGAAAAATACTTCAACCTAATTGGTGCTGCTGTTGGTACTTTTGCCCTGCTAAGCCAATATATTTTAATGTTGGAAAATAGTAATCACACTACGCTGGAAACAAGCATACGCTTCTTTAGCTACTTTACTATCTTAACGAATTCTTTAGTAACCATCTTTTTTCTAGTCCGCGCCCTGGGAACTCCTGCTGTTTTTAATAAGCTGTTTAGTCAGCCCGGAGTTATGACTGCAATTTCTGTTTATATCACCATAGTAGGGGTGGTCTACCAACTTTTGTTGCGGCAGATTTGGGCACCAGAGGGTTTGCAGTTGCTGGTAGATGAACTATTGCATTCAGTTATCCCACTTTATTTTGTGTTTTACTGGTATCGCTTTGAAGCGCACAGCAGGCTTCGCTGGCAACATATTCCCTCCTGGCTCTTTTATCCTTTACTCTATTTGGTATATGTGCTGCTTCGCGGAAGCGTGTCAGGTTTTTACCCTTACCCTTTTTTAGATGTCAACAGCCTTGGGGTGCGACAGGTTTTACTCAATAGTTTAGGTTTACTTTTTGTCTTTTTGTTCTTTTCTGTTTTATACGTAGGTATAGGTAGGTGGAAAATTCAGCGGACGGTATATAATGCCTGA
- a CDS encoding M15 family metallopeptidase — translation MYKLIFLLVFSLSCDSPSQIDSEEAAVPDKVSTTSAQNDNTDVLPAKLRLTEDELLGKINPAKDSSFSKIASQYTSKTNIYLRDETYDKFVQMAQAAKKEGIQLHIISATRNFAAQKSIWEAKWNGQRKVSGQDLSKSIADPAQRALKILEYSSMPGTSRHHWGTDLDLNALNNAYFAKGEGKKLYDWLLAHAHEYGFCQVYTEKGPDRPDGYHEEKWHWSYMPLSRQFLEQYNELIGYDKLGGFDGDQVAEQIDAIGKYVNGIAPLCKNWQD, via the coding sequence ATGTACAAACTTATATTTCTCCTCGTTTTTAGCCTCTCCTGCGACTCACCCAGCCAGATAGATAGCGAAGAAGCAGCCGTGCCTGATAAAGTATCTACAACAAGTGCTCAAAATGATAACACCGACGTACTGCCAGCAAAGCTCAGGTTGACTGAAGATGAATTGCTAGGCAAAATTAATCCGGCGAAAGATAGCAGCTTTAGCAAAATCGCCAGCCAGTATACCAGCAAAACCAATATTTATCTGCGCGACGAAACTTACGATAAGTTTGTACAAATGGCCCAGGCCGCAAAAAAAGAAGGTATACAACTGCACATCATTTCAGCTACCCGAAATTTTGCCGCGCAAAAAAGTATCTGGGAGGCCAAGTGGAACGGGCAGCGTAAAGTGAGCGGTCAGGATTTGAGTAAAAGTATTGCAGATCCGGCACAGCGGGCACTCAAAATTTTAGAGTACAGCTCAATGCCCGGCACCTCTCGTCACCATTGGGGAACTGACCTGGACCTGAATGCGCTAAACAATGCTTACTTTGCTAAGGGCGAGGGCAAAAAACTTTATGACTGGCTATTAGCTCACGCCCACGAGTACGGCTTTTGTCAGGTATATACCGAGAAAGGGCCTGACCGACCCGATGGTTACCACGAAGAAAAGTGGCATTGGAGTTATATGCCTCTTTCCCGTCAGTTTCTTGAGCAGTACAATGAGCTTATTGGGTATGACAAGCTTGGGGGTTTTGATGGTGATCAGGTAGCAGAACAGATAGATGCCATTGGCAAATATGTTAATGGAATAGCTCCTCTATGTAAAAACTGGCAAGACTAA
- a CDS encoding efflux RND transporter periplasmic adaptor subunit, translated as MSKYLAVVAACLMFSCASKQSGPSPQAQGGAVSPYPVIKVPTKTVTSYNAYPTNIEGVVNSEVRAKISGYITEVLVDEGQQVKKDQILFKLETQSLSQDAAASKANVQAAQVEVDKLKPLVEQKIISEVQLETAKAQLEQAKSAYNSIAANIGYANIKSPVDGVVGSINYRKGALVSPQDQIPLTRVSSIDNVYAYFSMNEKRFLDFVQTAKGETIDEKIKNLPKVKLKLANGNEYAKEGEIETISGEVDPQTGTVTFRAKFDNRGGMLRNGSSGTILVPETFENALVIPAVSTYEQQGKTFVYQVKGDSLVSTSINVLSEIDRMYVIDQGLEEGNTILAKGVGNVKAGTKIKPQPAAFDSIVYSFNTVFR; from the coding sequence ATGAGTAAATACCTTGCTGTAGTAGCAGCATGTTTGATGTTTTCTTGTGCCAGTAAGCAGAGTGGACCTAGCCCTCAAGCACAGGGTGGAGCAGTATCACCCTATCCGGTGATTAAAGTTCCTACCAAAACGGTAACCTCTTATAATGCCTACCCAACCAACATAGAAGGAGTAGTGAATAGTGAGGTACGTGCTAAAATATCCGGCTATATAACAGAAGTACTGGTAGATGAAGGTCAGCAGGTGAAAAAAGACCAGATACTTTTTAAGCTGGAGACGCAATCGCTAAGCCAGGATGCGGCAGCGAGCAAGGCTAATGTACAGGCAGCGCAGGTAGAGGTAGACAAACTAAAACCTCTGGTAGAGCAGAAAATTATTAGTGAAGTACAGTTGGAGACAGCCAAAGCTCAGCTGGAGCAGGCGAAGAGCGCCTATAATAGTATAGCAGCCAATATTGGTTATGCTAATATTAAAAGCCCGGTAGATGGCGTAGTAGGTTCTATTAACTACCGTAAAGGGGCATTGGTAAGCCCTCAGGACCAGATTCCCCTAACACGCGTGTCTTCAATAGATAATGTGTATGCTTATTTTTCTATGAACGAGAAGCGCTTTCTGGATTTTGTTCAGACTGCCAAAGGTGAAACCATAGACGAAAAAATAAAAAATCTTCCTAAGGTAAAGCTAAAGCTGGCCAATGGTAATGAGTATGCCAAAGAAGGGGAGATAGAAACCATTTCTGGCGAAGTAGACCCTCAAACAGGTACGGTTACCTTTCGTGCCAAATTTGACAACCGTGGCGGAATGCTGAGAAACGGAAGCAGCGGTACTATTCTAGTGCCTGAAACCTTTGAAAATGCGCTAGTTATACCGGCAGTGTCTACCTACGAGCAGCAGGGAAAAACATTTGTCTATCAGGTAAAAGGAGACTCTCTAGTATCTACCTCAATCAATGTATTGTCAGAAATAGACAGAATGTATGTAATAGACCAGGGACTGGAAGAAGGCAATACCATCCTAGCCAAAGGTGTAGGCAATGTAAAAGCCGGAACCAAAATTAAGCCTCAACCTGCTGCGTTTGACAGCATTGTTTACTCTTTTAACACTGTTTTCAGATAG
- a CDS encoding TonB-dependent receptor: MKIKLLPKPLTIVRCLLLTVLIHAYFVPTLKASVSTGQEKSIEEIFVKIRLEDASLRKTLTTIEFKTDFRFVYNEKILKKKHSISVNSNSQSLGDILRSISQQTQLAFKRMGDNIHISDKESKEQVEEVLGTVPQVVVTGTVTSSTDGSGLPGVNVLVKGTTIGTVTDIDGKYNINAPDENSILVFSSIGFLSQEVALNGKTVVDISLEEDVQSLEEIVVIGYGTQKRSDLTGAVGSVNVEQLQQRPVPSLNQALAGRIPGVQVNVNSGRPGGKSNVRIRGFSSINSSNNPLYVVDGVQLPMTTQTQRSQAIDYINPNDIVSVEVLKDASSTAIYGARGANGVILITTRKGKSGEGKISYGVDFSTRTYGPNKPEVLNTEQYLEVEELAWRNMEKFDPVGWAEGKWAYLNPALKRTDPRIFDSNGNPYYDTDWIEETTQSKLSQNHQLNFSGGTDRTTYSLSLGYQDINGLYLTSFMTRYSGRVAVDTKVKDWLTIGTTLNYNYQSENNVDYNDQIPRRMVEDFPFLPVYYEDGTYADNRDYPFAEGTRSSVHNLLERDYIINTQTMLASAYANISLSENLEFRTVLGSNVVTRETNRYEGRTIQEGDQGRAWLDNDRSTFWSFENYLTYKNTFNEIHSFTGMLGISWQENKFFGMSAESRRFATDHFLYNNIGAGSNNLGVGSSANREALNSYFGRLNYSLMNKYLLTFTGRMDGSSKFGENNKYAFFPSAALAWRISEESFLSNNNLISNLKLRTSYGLTGNSEIPPYSALSLLSSGYAAVINESRFGGTGILRLANPDLRWEKTAQSDIGIEIGLFEGRVAFEADYYYRKTTDMLLDAPVPQTSGYATIRRNVGSMENKGVELALNTVNVARNNFEWRTTFNISFNRNKVLELATRAPIFGVGGPGITNETSIITEGESASSFWGLNRLGVWSTDEAAEAAEFTSYRNGLTILPGDIKYEDVNGDKAITDADRMIIGDGSPDGWGAFINNFRFGNFDLLVDLQFSYGNDIMDMNLHSSEDRQALANSYTTVLNAWTPENQNTMIAQIRDTRAGYVTNVDSHWVQDGSFIRGRNLLLGYNFPSALTERIFLSNLRLYASVQNFFLIVDDEVIGDPEITPIRGGVSNNVFSQGMKWHEYPKSTIYTLGLKVDL, encoded by the coding sequence ATGAAAATTAAACTATTACCAAAACCACTCACAATAGTCAGATGCTTGCTGCTGACTGTACTGATCCATGCTTATTTTGTGCCTACGCTTAAGGCCAGTGTCAGTACCGGACAGGAGAAAAGCATAGAAGAAATTTTTGTGAAAATCAGGCTGGAAGATGCCAGCTTAAGAAAAACGCTTACCACCATTGAATTTAAAACTGACTTCCGTTTTGTCTACAATGAAAAAATACTGAAGAAAAAACACAGTATTAGTGTGAATAGTAATTCTCAGTCTTTAGGAGACATTTTGAGAAGTATTTCGCAACAGACCCAACTCGCGTTCAAGCGTATGGGCGACAATATTCATATCAGCGATAAAGAAAGCAAAGAACAGGTAGAAGAGGTACTGGGAACAGTGCCACAGGTTGTAGTTACGGGTACCGTCACTTCCTCTACTGATGGCTCCGGTTTACCAGGGGTAAACGTATTGGTAAAAGGGACTACCATTGGTACTGTTACCGATATTGATGGAAAGTACAACATCAACGCGCCTGACGAAAACAGCATACTCGTTTTCTCTTCCATAGGCTTTTTGTCGCAGGAAGTTGCTCTGAACGGTAAAACAGTGGTAGATATTAGCCTAGAAGAAGACGTACAGTCTCTGGAGGAGATCGTAGTTATTGGGTATGGAACACAGAAGCGCTCTGACCTGACAGGAGCGGTAGGTTCAGTTAATGTAGAGCAGTTGCAACAACGTCCGGTGCCTTCGCTCAACCAGGCCCTGGCGGGCAGAATTCCCGGGGTGCAGGTTAATGTAAACTCTGGCCGCCCCGGAGGAAAGTCTAATGTGCGTATCCGCGGGTTTAGCTCAATCAACTCTTCAAACAACCCGCTATATGTAGTGGATGGAGTACAGCTTCCCATGACAACCCAGACCCAGCGCAGTCAGGCTATTGACTATATCAACCCTAACGATATTGTATCAGTAGAGGTGCTTAAAGATGCTTCCTCAACAGCTATCTATGGTGCTCGTGGTGCTAACGGTGTTATTTTGATTACTACCAGAAAGGGTAAGTCAGGAGAAGGTAAAATATCTTATGGAGTAGATTTTAGTACCAGAACTTATGGCCCCAATAAGCCGGAAGTACTCAACACAGAGCAGTATCTGGAGGTAGAGGAGCTAGCCTGGAGAAATATGGAAAAATTTGACCCTGTAGGCTGGGCCGAAGGCAAGTGGGCATACCTCAACCCCGCATTAAAAAGAACTGATCCCAGAATTTTTGATAGCAATGGTAATCCCTATTACGATACCGACTGGATTGAAGAAACTACACAAAGTAAGCTTTCTCAAAACCATCAGCTGAATTTTAGCGGAGGTACGGATCGTACTACCTACTCACTTTCTTTAGGCTATCAGGATATCAACGGTCTTTACCTTACCTCCTTCATGACGCGGTACTCAGGCAGAGTAGCGGTAGATACTAAAGTGAAAGACTGGCTGACAATAGGTACTACCCTTAACTACAATTATCAGTCAGAAAACAATGTAGACTACAACGACCAGATACCACGCCGCATGGTAGAAGATTTTCCTTTTTTGCCGGTATACTACGAAGATGGTACTTATGCTGATAATCGCGACTATCCTTTTGCAGAAGGTACGCGTAGCTCTGTGCACAATCTGCTGGAAAGAGATTATATCATCAATACTCAGACCATGCTGGCATCTGCTTATGCCAATATCAGCCTGTCTGAAAACCTGGAGTTTAGAACTGTGCTGGGGAGTAATGTAGTTACTCGCGAAACCAACCGTTATGAGGGTAGAACAATACAGGAAGGTGATCAGGGTAGAGCCTGGTTGGATAATGACCGCTCAACTTTCTGGTCTTTTGAAAACTACCTGACTTACAAAAATACCTTCAACGAGATCCATTCATTTACGGGTATGTTAGGAATCTCCTGGCAGGAAAACAAGTTTTTTGGAATGAGTGCAGAGTCCAGAAGGTTTGCTACCGACCACTTTCTATATAACAACATAGGTGCTGGTAGTAATAATCTGGGCGTGGGGTCTTCAGCCAATCGTGAAGCGCTCAACTCTTACTTTGGTCGCTTAAACTACAGCCTGATGAACAAATACCTACTGACCTTTACAGGGCGTATGGATGGTTCGTCTAAGTTTGGAGAAAATAATAAATACGCCTTTTTTCCTTCGGCGGCTCTGGCCTGGAGAATTTCGGAAGAATCTTTCCTGAGTAATAACAATCTGATCTCTAACTTAAAATTGAGAACCAGTTACGGGCTTACTGGTAACTCTGAAATTCCTCCTTACTCTGCGCTTTCGCTCCTGAGTTCAGGTTATGCGGCAGTAATTAATGAGTCAAGATTTGGAGGTACTGGTATACTTCGTCTGGCAAACCCCGACCTGCGTTGGGAGAAAACAGCTCAAAGCGACATAGGAATAGAAATTGGACTGTTTGAGGGTAGAGTGGCTTTTGAAGCAGACTACTACTATCGTAAAACTACCGATATGCTGCTGGATGCGCCTGTACCTCAGACTAGTGGGTACGCAACCATTCGCCGTAATGTAGGCTCTATGGAAAATAAGGGAGTGGAGTTAGCCCTGAATACCGTAAATGTGGCTCGCAACAATTTTGAGTGGCGTACCACTTTCAATATTTCATTTAACAGAAACAAAGTGCTGGAACTAGCTACGCGTGCGCCTATCTTTGGGGTAGGTGGTCCGGGTATTACTAATGAGACCAGCATCATCACCGAAGGTGAATCTGCCAGTTCCTTCTGGGGGCTTAACCGCCTTGGCGTCTGGAGTACCGACGAGGCTGCGGAAGCCGCTGAATTTACCAGCTACCGTAATGGACTTACCATACTGCCCGGCGATATCAAATACGAAGATGTAAACGGTGATAAAGCTATTACCGATGCAGACCGTATGATTATAGGAGACGGAAGCCCCGATGGCTGGGGAGCATTTATCAACAACTTTAGGTTTGGCAATTTTGACCTGTTGGTAGATTTACAGTTCTCTTACGGGAATGACATCATGGATATGAACCTCCACTCCAGCGAAGACCGCCAGGCGCTGGCTAACAGCTATACAACAGTGCTGAATGCCTGGACTCCAGAGAACCAGAATACCATGATTGCCCAGATTCGTGATACCCGTGCCGGATATGTTACTAACGTAGATTCACACTGGGTACAGGATGGCTCATTTATCAGGGGTAGAAACCTGCTTTTGGGCTATAACTTCCCTAGCGCTCTTACGGAGCGGATTTTCCTGAGCAACCTTAGGTTGTACGCTTCTGTGCAAAACTTTTTCCTGATTGTTGATGACGAAGTAATTGGTGATCCAGAAATTACCCCGATTCGTGGTGGAGTAAGCAATAATGTTTTCTCACAGGGCATGAAGTGGCATGAGTATCCTAAGTCTACTATCTACACACTGGGACTTAAGGTAGACCTGTAA
- a CDS encoding GbsR/MarR family transcriptional regulator: MDCSEEKKQLIEEAGLFFEKKYKFSPLVARIHALMILSSNQGHTFEEIMEITGASKGSVSTSLNLLIQLQSVEYITNSGDRKRYFRSTKKHLKNTLRESLDRIHEEMRLTERFNAYNCKHNKQKFIKNESIGLMFLDYLKSQEQNIKETIAKMDNFLSENAS; this comes from the coding sequence ATGGATTGCTCCGAAGAGAAAAAGCAATTAATAGAAGAAGCAGGTTTATTTTTTGAAAAGAAGTATAAGTTTTCCCCTCTAGTAGCCCGCATACACGCGCTCATGATCTTAAGCTCCAACCAGGGACATACTTTTGAAGAAATCATGGAAATTACCGGTGCCAGCAAAGGTTCGGTATCTACCAGCTTAAACCTTCTGATTCAATTACAAAGTGTAGAGTACATCACAAACTCAGGTGATCGTAAAAGGTACTTCAGAAGCACAAAAAAACATCTGAAGAATACGCTGCGTGAGAGTTTGGATCGTATACATGAGGAGATGAGACTCACAGAAAGATTTAATGCGTACAACTGCAAACACAATAAGCAGAAATTTATAAAAAATGAATCTATAGGCCTGATGTTTCTGGATTACCTAAAATCTCAGGAGCAAAATATTAAGGAGACTATAGCTAAAATGGACAATTTTTTAAGCGAGAACGCCTCATAA